ATAACAACCCTTTTTAGTTTTACCGACCTTAATCAAATAAATGGTGATTTGTTTGTTGTAAACACCACACTTGAAAACTTAAACGGTTTGGAAAATACAACATTAGCTTCTCCTGATGCAAGACTTGTTATTATTAACAATGATGAGTTAACAAATATTGAAGCTGTACCTAATGTTACTAGTGTAAGTTCTCTTCGTATTTTAGGTAATAATTTATTACAAAGTTTAAACGGGCTTCATAACTTAAAAACTATTCAACAAGAATTATCAATTGGCTTAAACCCTGCAATAACCAATTTAAATACGTTACAGAACTTAAGTTTTGCACATAAAATAAACATTACGGGAAATGAGGCTTTAGAAAATTTACATGGACTAGAACAAATAAAAGATATAAACACTATTGTAATTAAAAATAATACTTCTTTAAAAACTATGGAAGGTTTACAAAACTTAACATCTTGTGAACTATATTTTACTATTGAAAATAATGATCAACTTCATAGTTTAAAAGGCTTATCTAAATTAACAAGTACAGCTGCTATTAAAATTATAAACAATGCTTCATTAAATAACATTTCTGATTTATCAAACTTAAAATCTGTGAGCTATTTAATAGAAATAAAAAACAACATCAAGCTAATTTCTCTTGATGGTATTCAAAACGTAGTTTATGATAATAACTTAACAGGAAAGAAGCTTTTTATTCAGAATAATCCTGAAATTACAACCTTGGAAGCTATTTCTAATTACACCTTTGAACGTGGAGTTATTAATATTTCAAACAATAGTAAACTTGATAACTTCTGTGGATTAAAAAAGTTACTAACCGAAATTAAGCATAAAGATTTTGATGAAAATAGCTTTATTTATAACAATGCGTATAATCCTAGCTCAGAAGATATTTTAAACGAAAAATGCTCTTCCGCTCGTTTTTAAGCTTAACTAAACACGCAAACAACCGTAACAATTAGTAACACACTCAATCGTTTTTATTTTAAACATTTTTTATGGAAACGATTGTTAAAAATTAAAAAACAGTGACTTTAAAAGCTACTGTTTTTTGAAAGGGAATGGTAATAAAGACGACTACATGCTTACAATTTTGTAAATTTGTACAGACTCATTTTTTTTCATTCCATGAATATAAGACGAACAAAAGACATTCTAAATATAGAGCTTCCTTTTAAACTTAAAATAAGTTTTGAAAAAATTGTTGCTTTATTTCAAAAGTATGCGGCTAAAGAGCATGAGAGACATCCGTATCATGAGTCTTCTAAAAATATAGTTAAAGAAGCAATAAAAGCTCCTGAGTTAATAGATGGTTTTTCTGATGAATCTATATTAGAAAAACATAAGGACACTATTGAGTTGTTACTAGAACCTTTATTTCCTGAGTTACTATTAGAAAATGAAATTAAGGCAGTTAGTATTCCGTTTACTTTTACTTCTTTCAAGTTTACAAATCGATTTGAAAAAATATTACAAAATGCCGGAGAAGACTATGAATTAAAAGTTCGTCATTTTGAAGATGATTTAATGTATAAATACGCTTGTAGTATCATATTAACAGATGTTTATAACTATTCCATCGACATAAAACGCCCCTTTTATTTTGATATTCCTGATAAAACAACCAACACAGTAAAAAAATATCGTGCAGCTTTTAATGCTGATTTCATGGAGATTTATCCAACTGAAAATGCTCCGAAAATAACTGAAGAAGATATTAAGTTTTTACTTGACAATTTTGATGATATTGACGTTTGGAAAGAAAAATTCCCTCCTGAATCCTACATCTTTAAGGGATTTGGAATAATGAATCTATTTGATGTTACAACCGATGAAATTATTTCAGAAATAAGAACCAGTCTTATAAAAAAAGACGACGATCTGGTTAGTACACTACAAGGAATATTTCGCAGGTTTTTTGGCATAAATGACTTATCTCTTGGATTTTCCATTTTCGAAACCGACTCCAACAATTTTTCATCTTCACATATAAATAAAGAAGAAAGCCTTGTTTTAAACTATGAGAAAGATGTTTCTTGCGATTGCATTTTCTGTAATTATATTTTAGAAAAACTTTTTATAAACAAAGAAACCCTTGCCATTTCAGATGTAGAAAAGTATGGTAAACAAACCGATAACAAGAATTTTTACCACCGTTTAAAAGACAAAAATATTGGTAGTATTATTTTAGTTCCAATACAAGCTTCAACTAATAACAGCTTAGCGATTATTGAATTTGCTTCGCCAAGACCTTTTGAACTAAACTCTATCAATCAAAATAAACTACAAGACTTGATTCCGCTGTTTAAAATAGCGGTTGATCGTTTCTCAGAAGAGCATCAAAATGTACTTGAAGCTACAATTCAGGAAAATTACACCTCAATTCACCCAACTGTAAAATGGCGTTTTTATGAGGCTGCTGAAAGATTCCATAGAGAATCATATGAAGCAAAGGAAAAAGTTAAAATTGAGGATATTATTTTTCCAGACGTGCACCCTTTATATGGTCAATCTGACATTAAGGGTTCTTCTATAGCTAGAAACACGGCTATTAAAGAAGATCTAACTACTCAACTTTCTTTAGCCATTTCTGTTTTATTAGAGGCCTGTAAAGTTGAAAGCCTTCCTATTTATAAAGAATTACGATTTAGGGTTGAAGAATATTTATCAGAAGTAAAAAAAGGATTGAAAGCTGGTGATGAAATAGCCATTTTAGATTTTTTAAAACGCGAAATCTACCCTGTATTTAATCATATAAAAATGGTTAATAACGATTTAAGCTTCTTGGTAGAATCATATATCAATCGTTTAGATCCTAACTTACAAGTAGTATACGAAAAGCGTAAAGCTTATGAAGATAGTGTTACTTTACTAAATGATAAACTGGCTTCTTTTATTGACGCTAGACAAGAAGAAGCACAACAAATGTTCCCTCATTATTTTGAGCGTTATAAAACCGATGGTGTTGAGTATAACATGTACATAGGGCAGTCATTAACTAAAGAGAAAAAATATGACGACTTATACTTATACAACCTTAGGTTATGGCAATTACAAGTAATGTGTGAAATGGAAAATGTCGCCTTGAAAGCTACTGAAAAAATGGAACACAAACTCAGAGTTGCTTCGTTAATTCTAGTACATAGCAATCCGTTAGCAATTAAGTTTAGAATGGATGAAAAACAATTTGATGTTGATGGCGCCTATAACATTCGTTATGAAATTATAAAAAAGCGTATTGATAAAGCTCACATTAAAGGAACCAAAGAGCGATTAACTGTTCCTGGTAAAATAGCAATTGTATACTCTCAAGACAAAGATGCTGAAGAATATTACAAGTACATTAAATATTTACAATCTAAAAAACTACTAGGCAGCGTAGAAAAACTAGACATTGAAGATTTACAAGGTGTTTCAGGGTTAAAAGCATTGCGTGTAGAGGTTATCTACAATAAAAATTTTGATACTCAAAAAACAATGACTATTGATGAACTCATCCAAGAGTTCAAATAACTATTGCAATAACATTGAAACAACTTCTCCTACTTTTGACGCTTGTTGTTCTTGTATATAAAATGCAATTGCAAACGATATTACACTTACTAAAATACCAATCATAAAAACAGTATACGTAATTCGTAGTAACTTATATTTTCTATTTAAAACCAATCCTAAGAAATATAAATCTTTGGTAAGAGAACCATACAAATAATCGCGGTCTTTCATCATTTCGCTCATAGCCCAATCAAAATCTGGCAACTTCATTTGATGAAAGTTCCCAAAGAATAAAAGGTTTACTTTTTTGTTAGCTACATCCTCTTTAGTAAACTTTCCTTCAGTAACATTAGGTCTTGTTGCTAAAACTGACAATACAATTGATATTACTGTAAAAAACACAAAAACTATGGTAGGTGTAATCAAATAATGATTTGACGGATTATCTAATTTTGGAATTAACGTCGATAATGTCATCGAAATAATAATTGCATTTACAGATAGTAAAATATTTGCCTTTGTATCAGCAATATCGCTTAACGTAATATGATTACGAAGCGCTA
The nucleotide sequence above comes from Tenacibaculum singaporense. Encoded proteins:
- a CDS encoding GAF domain-containing protein, which encodes MNIRRTKDILNIELPFKLKISFEKIVALFQKYAAKEHERHPYHESSKNIVKEAIKAPELIDGFSDESILEKHKDTIELLLEPLFPELLLENEIKAVSIPFTFTSFKFTNRFEKILQNAGEDYELKVRHFEDDLMYKYACSIILTDVYNYSIDIKRPFYFDIPDKTTNTVKKYRAAFNADFMEIYPTENAPKITEEDIKFLLDNFDDIDVWKEKFPPESYIFKGFGIMNLFDVTTDEIISEIRTSLIKKDDDLVSTLQGIFRRFFGINDLSLGFSIFETDSNNFSSSHINKEESLVLNYEKDVSCDCIFCNYILEKLFINKETLAISDVEKYGKQTDNKNFYHRLKDKNIGSIILVPIQASTNNSLAIIEFASPRPFELNSINQNKLQDLIPLFKIAVDRFSEEHQNVLEATIQENYTSIHPTVKWRFYEAAERFHRESYEAKEKVKIEDIIFPDVHPLYGQSDIKGSSIARNTAIKEDLTTQLSLAISVLLEACKVESLPIYKELRFRVEEYLSEVKKGLKAGDEIAILDFLKREIYPVFNHIKMVNNDLSFLVESYINRLDPNLQVVYEKRKAYEDSVTLLNDKLASFIDARQEEAQQMFPHYFERYKTDGVEYNMYIGQSLTKEKKYDDLYLYNLRLWQLQVMCEMENVALKATEKMEHKLRVASLILVHSNPLAIKFRMDEKQFDVDGAYNIRYEIIKKRIDKAHIKGTKERLTVPGKIAIVYSQDKDAEEYYKYIKYLQSKKLLGSVEKLDIEDLQGVSGLKALRVEVIYNKNFDTQKTMTIDELIQEFK